The Kozakia baliensis genome includes a region encoding these proteins:
- the sufB gene encoding Fe-S cluster assembly protein SufB, with protein MPAVTETREAVENLGQSTYKWGFETDIEMDIAPKGLSEETIRFISMQKQEPEWMLEWRLKAYRAWQKMEEPTWQKPHYPAIDYQDAHYFAQPKKKPGPKSLEEVDPELLRTYEKLGIPLHEQALLAGVEMPEGEEARLPVAVDAVFDSVSVVTTFRKKLEEAGVIFCPISDAIREHPDLVKLYLGSVVPAGDNFFAALNSAVFTDGSFVFVPKGVRCPMELSTYFRINARNTGQFERTLIICEDGASVSYLEGCTAPMRDENQLHAAVVELIAMDDASIKYSTVQNWYPGDENGRGGIYNFVTKRGACRGRNAKISWTQVETGSAITWKYPSCILAGEGSVGEFYSVAVTNNHQQADTGTKMIHLAPNTRSTIIAKTISAGHSDSTYRGLVRMMPKARNARNFTQCDSLLIGDRCGAHTVPYIESRNMTARVEHEATTSKISEDQLFYCRSRGLSEEDAVGLIVNGFCKDVLKELPMEFAVEAQKLLQLSLEGSVG; from the coding sequence ATGCCAGCTGTAACAGAGACCCGTGAAGCCGTCGAAAACCTTGGCCAATCGACCTATAAGTGGGGTTTCGAGACCGATATCGAGATGGATATCGCGCCGAAGGGCTTGAGCGAGGAAACGATCCGCTTCATCTCCATGCAGAAGCAAGAGCCGGAATGGATGCTGGAATGGCGCCTGAAAGCCTATCGCGCTTGGCAGAAGATGGAAGAGCCGACGTGGCAGAAGCCGCATTATCCGGCCATCGACTATCAAGACGCGCACTACTTCGCTCAGCCGAAGAAGAAGCCGGGTCCTAAAAGTCTTGAAGAGGTCGATCCGGAACTGCTCCGCACTTACGAAAAGCTCGGTATTCCTTTGCATGAGCAGGCTTTGCTCGCCGGTGTCGAAATGCCGGAAGGTGAAGAGGCGCGCTTGCCGGTTGCCGTGGATGCGGTGTTCGATAGCGTCTCGGTGGTTACGACTTTCCGCAAGAAGCTTGAGGAAGCCGGTGTTATCTTCTGCCCGATTTCCGACGCGATCCGTGAACATCCCGATCTGGTGAAGCTTTATCTTGGGAGCGTCGTCCCGGCGGGAGATAATTTCTTCGCAGCCCTCAATTCGGCAGTATTTACGGACGGCTCCTTCGTTTTCGTGCCGAAGGGCGTGCGATGCCCGATGGAGCTTTCAACCTATTTCCGCATCAATGCGCGTAATACCGGGCAGTTCGAGCGCACGCTGATCATCTGCGAGGATGGGGCCTCCGTTTCGTATCTCGAAGGCTGCACGGCACCGATGCGAGACGAAAACCAGCTTCATGCTGCCGTGGTCGAACTGATTGCGATGGACGATGCCTCCATCAAATATTCGACTGTGCAGAATTGGTATCCGGGTGATGAAAACGGCCGTGGCGGGATTTACAATTTCGTAACCAAGCGCGGCGCGTGCCGTGGTCGGAACGCGAAAATTTCCTGGACGCAGGTCGAGACCGGTTCCGCCATTACGTGGAAATACCCTTCTTGCATTTTGGCGGGCGAAGGTTCGGTCGGCGAGTTCTATTCGGTTGCGGTGACGAACAATCATCAGCAGGCCGATACCGGCACGAAGATGATCCATCTCGCACCGAACACGCGTTCCACCATCATCGCCAAAACGATCTCGGCGGGGCATTCGGACAGCACGTATCGTGGGTTGGTACGGATGATGCCTAAGGCACGGAACGCCCGCAATTTCACACAGTGCGACAGCTTGCTGATCGGCGATCGATGCGGTGCGCATACTGTGCCCTACATTGAAAGCCGCAACATGACGGCACGGGTGGAGCATGAGGCGACCACCTCGAAAATTTCCGAGGATCAGCTTTTCTATTGTCGCTCTCGCGGGCTTTCCGAAGAGGATGCAGTTGGCTTAATTGTCAATGGGTTCTGCAAGGATGTTCTCAAGGAACTTCCAATGGAATTCGCAGTGGAGGCTCAAAAGCTGCTCCAGCTAAGTCTTGAAGGTAGCGTTGGGTAA
- the sufC gene encoding Fe-S cluster assembly ATPase SufC has translation MNDFLKISGLCAQIDNNGTPKEILRGLDLEIPKGQVHAIMGPNGSGKSTLSYVLSGREDYEVTGGSVTFKGQDLLALEPEERAALGLFLAFQAPVELPGVNNANFLRTAVNAVRRARGEAELDAVGFLKAVRAETKHLHMSDEMLKRNVNVGFSGGEKKRNEVLQMRMLQPSLAILDETDSGLDIDALRIVAEGVNSLRGPDFSALIITHHQRLLDYIQPDRVHVMAKGQIIHSGGPEVARELEAQGYTKYLEAAA, from the coding sequence ATGAACGATTTTCTTAAAATTTCTGGCCTTTGCGCTCAGATTGACAATAACGGAACGCCGAAAGAAATTCTGCGCGGTCTCGATCTGGAAATTCCCAAGGGCCAGGTCCATGCGATCATGGGGCCGAACGGTTCGGGGAAATCCACGCTATCTTATGTGTTGTCCGGCCGGGAAGATTATGAAGTAACGGGCGGATCGGTCACATTCAAAGGGCAGGATCTGCTTGCGCTCGAACCCGAAGAAAGAGCGGCGCTTGGGTTGTTTCTTGCGTTTCAGGCGCCAGTCGAACTGCCGGGCGTCAATAACGCGAACTTCCTTCGCACAGCTGTGAACGCGGTGCGCAGAGCGCGTGGCGAGGCGGAGTTGGATGCCGTCGGCTTTCTGAAAGCGGTGCGTGCTGAAACGAAGCACTTGCATATGTCGGACGAGATGCTCAAGCGTAACGTCAATGTCGGCTTCTCCGGTGGCGAGAAGAAGCGCAACGAGGTGTTGCAGATGCGGATGCTGCAACCTTCGTTGGCCATTCTCGACGAGACGGATAGCGGCTTGGATATCGATGCGCTGCGTATTGTCGCGGAAGGCGTGAACAGCCTTCGTGGGCCGGATTTCTCGGCCCTGATCATCACGCATCATCAGCGTCTGCTCGATTATATCCAGCCGGATCGCGTGCATGTCATGGCTAAAGGCCAGATCATCCATAGCGGTGGCCCGGAAGTGGCGCGTGAACTGGAAGCGCAAGGCTACACGAAATATCTTGAGGCGGCGGCATGA
- a CDS encoding DUF445 domain-containing protein yields MNGTSAPLHRHEGVSSVTSSSAEADAIAALRTARRIASGLLLGMGGVMLLATGLPAWHYVPDSTALEMLRSGARAGVVGGIADWFAVTALFRHPLGLPIPHTAILPRQQKRLGQGLGRFISTQFFTEQDVIRALQSVDVPSMLADALRQPETLAAVTRTIRRTVPSLLDRLEDGRASAAINRALPVLLKGETTAPIMARALRAMVDSELHQEVLSFILDRTKRAVQKREPALRAFIEERVREQGGRVVGWAIGASVAGRVLSALYVELDRVDPRNSELREGFTQWVRQEIDRLETDPARRASLGRGVVDVLGHESLKAWSGELWQKLRSLAEADLEHDDGWSASVIEASLLHLADQMKYEEALRDRITRGISVSVIRVLPSLREKLSGFIASVMGRWDASVLSTKLEQRVGRDLQYIRINGTIVGFLVGAGLDAVLRLCFGPFG; encoded by the coding sequence ATGAATGGAACATCGGCTCCGCTGCACCGTCATGAGGGCGTTTCGTCTGTGACTTCATCTTCCGCTGAGGCGGACGCGATTGCCGCTTTGCGTACGGCGCGGCGGATTGCTAGCGGATTATTGCTGGGAATGGGCGGGGTCATGCTTCTCGCGACCGGGCTTCCAGCGTGGCATTACGTGCCTGATAGCACTGCCTTGGAAATGCTGCGTTCGGGGGCGAGAGCAGGCGTTGTGGGGGGTATTGCCGATTGGTTTGCCGTCACAGCACTTTTTCGTCATCCGCTTGGTTTGCCGATTCCCCATACTGCTATTCTGCCGCGTCAGCAGAAGCGTTTGGGGCAAGGGCTTGGCCGCTTCATCTCGACGCAGTTTTTCACCGAGCAAGATGTCATCAGGGCGCTTCAAAGCGTCGATGTGCCAAGCATGCTGGCCGATGCTCTGCGTCAACCCGAAACACTTGCCGCCGTGACGCGCACTATCCGCAGGACGGTTCCCTCGCTTCTGGACCGCTTGGAGGATGGACGCGCTTCCGCCGCTATCAACCGGGCCTTGCCGGTTTTGCTGAAGGGCGAGACGACTGCGCCGATCATGGCGCGCGCCTTGCGGGCGATGGTGGACAGCGAACTGCATCAAGAAGTCCTTTCCTTTATTTTGGATCGGACCAAGCGTGCCGTGCAAAAACGCGAGCCCGCGCTGCGGGCGTTCATCGAGGAGCGCGTTCGGGAGCAGGGTGGCCGCGTCGTTGGCTGGGCGATCGGCGCCTCGGTGGCGGGGCGGGTCCTTAGCGCTCTTTATGTGGAATTGGATCGTGTCGATCCGCGCAATTCCGAATTGCGTGAAGGCTTTACGCAATGGGTACGCCAGGAGATCGACCGTCTCGAAACCGATCCGGCGCGCCGGGCGAGTTTGGGGCGGGGCGTCGTCGATGTTTTGGGGCATGAGAGCCTCAAAGCCTGGAGCGGGGAATTGTGGCAGAAGCTGCGCAGTCTGGCGGAAGCCGATCTGGAGCATGATGACGGATGGAGTGCGAGCGTCATCGAAGCGTCTTTGCTGCATCTGGCCGATCAGATGAAATATGAAGAAGCGCTGCGCGACCGTATCACACGTGGCATATCGGTTTCGGTCATCCGGGTTCTGCCGTCGCTACGCGAAAAGCTGTCGGGCTTTATCGCTTCCGTGATGGGCCGTTGGGATGCCAGCGTTCTTTCGACGAAACTGGAACAACGTGTTGGACGAGATCTTCAATATATTCGCATAAACGGAACGATCGTTGGTTTTCTCGTTGGTGCAGGGCTGGATGCGGTGTTGCGTCTTTGCTTCGGTCCGTTCGGTTAG
- a CDS encoding phosphoenolpyruvate carboxylase: MQKLQDSNPIEHSCGDAVQLLSNKISDELSNGRLALEDVEAAVRDLRDANLCDRAARLRSYVGLNEDLTPADRMDAAAATLVEAYDNPVALADALARPSFAAVFTAHPTFALADKIYRHIVDMATDPEHKLPEFKTHRREAPPTLAHEQSLALAAILRGRDALDLLNAAILRHAARKWPDTIFSPRPLILSTWVGFDTDGRNDIHWWDTLRIRLALKRTQLERLHRQLQPLVASQSPLLSRIDEALTAVAEQEAACPNHQHHDAAAISAFAKALVTRREAALPNTDVLLPLFEQALSEADSATRPELITARAGFFAHGLSAAHIHTRLNAAQIYNVARHRLGIEDDPNVPSRRRTVLTQINEALDELQTPLPVDFGALMIEQSSAARLMMTMAQILKHIDSETPIRFLIAETESGYTLLATLWLARLLGIQDRQIQISPLFETQDALEHGEIILEEAFRSPHWRSYLRANGKLCLQFGYSDSGRYIGQLAATNLVERLRLRTLTLMQKHGLQDLELVLFDTHGESIGRGAHPFRLTDRLSYFSPEHTHALFAKAGIHIREETAFQGADGYMLFGTPQIAEATVAILAEHISQRHNEAHPDPIYDEPDFAADFFSTIALDTSALVEDPGYAALLGAFGPALIDKSGSRPSARQADGLSVTRITHPSQLRAIPNNAILQQLGWWANVLQGLGTAASRHPDTFEQLSKSSRRFGLALDFARQALAHSDINVLRSTIRMLDPGTWLDRAASTRDEEKRRQYLGLARGLEDQEFWKSLPAMFRRIQADHIALRAVWNHTLRMGGTERTLHAIRHAVIEQIWLLATRIPYFSPRNDISRETLLALILRLDIPVALKHLAQIFPRSADVVADIDFYEPVGPRDDHGFTREHEDIFVPMQRLFALQREISVAILHANGTFG, encoded by the coding sequence ATGCAGAAATTACAGGATAGTAACCCTATCGAACATTCCTGCGGCGATGCGGTCCAGCTTCTTTCCAATAAAATCAGCGACGAACTATCGAATGGCCGCCTCGCGTTAGAGGACGTCGAAGCCGCCGTGCGCGATTTACGTGATGCAAACCTTTGCGACCGCGCAGCACGTTTGCGGAGTTATGTCGGGCTTAATGAGGACCTCACGCCGGCAGACCGAATGGATGCGGCGGCGGCAACGCTCGTGGAAGCTTATGATAATCCCGTCGCTTTGGCCGATGCTCTAGCGCGCCCATCTTTCGCTGCGGTTTTCACGGCTCATCCGACCTTCGCTCTCGCGGATAAAATCTATCGCCACATCGTGGACATGGCGACAGATCCTGAACATAAACTCCCCGAGTTCAAAACCCATCGGCGGGAAGCACCGCCCACTCTCGCCCATGAGCAGTCCCTCGCCCTAGCCGCCATTCTGCGCGGGCGCGATGCACTCGACCTGCTGAATGCCGCAATTTTGCGCCATGCCGCGCGCAAATGGCCCGACACCATTTTTTCCCCGCGCCCGTTGATCCTCTCCACATGGGTCGGCTTCGACACGGATGGCCGAAACGATATTCATTGGTGGGATACGTTGCGCATTCGGCTGGCGCTGAAACGCACCCAACTTGAGCGCCTCCATCGGCAGCTTCAGCCGCTTGTCGCAAGCCAGTCGCCTCTCCTGTCTCGAATCGACGAGGCCCTTACCGCCGTCGCGGAACAGGAAGCGGCGTGCCCTAATCATCAACATCATGATGCGGCTGCCATTTCGGCCTTCGCAAAGGCACTGGTGACACGCCGGGAAGCTGCGCTGCCTAATACGGACGTGCTTCTGCCGCTCTTCGAACAAGCACTTTCCGAAGCCGATTCCGCAACCCGGCCGGAACTCATCACAGCGCGTGCCGGATTTTTCGCTCACGGCCTCAGCGCCGCACACATCCATACGCGCCTCAACGCCGCTCAGATTTATAATGTGGCGCGCCATCGCCTCGGCATTGAGGACGATCCAAACGTTCCGTCCCGCCGTCGCACCGTGCTGACCCAAATCAACGAAGCGCTCGACGAATTGCAAACGCCGCTTCCGGTCGATTTCGGCGCATTGATGATCGAGCAATCATCGGCGGCGCGCTTGATGATGACGATGGCGCAAATTCTCAAGCATATCGATAGCGAAACGCCGATTCGCTTCCTCATCGCCGAGACGGAGAGCGGCTATACGCTTCTCGCCACGCTTTGGCTTGCGCGCCTGCTGGGCATTCAAGACCGCCAAATTCAAATTTCGCCCTTGTTCGAAACGCAAGACGCGCTCGAACATGGCGAGATCATTTTGGAAGAAGCTTTCCGGTCCCCTCACTGGCGCAGCTATCTCCGCGCGAACGGAAAGCTGTGCCTGCAATTCGGCTATTCCGATTCCGGTCGCTATATCGGGCAGCTAGCCGCGACCAACCTCGTCGAACGCCTGCGTCTGCGCACTCTGACTCTCATGCAAAAACATGGTTTGCAGGACCTCGAACTCGTTCTGTTCGATACGCATGGTGAAAGCATCGGACGCGGTGCGCATCCTTTCCGCCTGACGGATCGTCTAAGTTATTTCTCTCCCGAACATACCCATGCCCTATTCGCCAAGGCTGGGATCCATATTCGGGAAGAAACGGCGTTTCAGGGAGCGGATGGCTATATGCTATTCGGGACACCCCAAATCGCCGAAGCAACTGTGGCGATCCTGGCGGAACACATCTCCCAGCGCCATAACGAAGCGCATCCCGATCCTATCTATGACGAACCGGATTTTGCCGCCGATTTCTTTTCCACCATCGCGCTCGACACCAGCGCATTGGTCGAAGACCCAGGCTATGCCGCGCTTTTGGGGGCTTTCGGCCCCGCGCTGATCGACAAATCGGGATCGAGGCCCTCCGCCCGTCAGGCGGATGGCCTCAGTGTCACCCGGATCACTCACCCGAGCCAACTTCGCGCCATTCCCAACAACGCCATTCTTCAGCAGTTGGGATGGTGGGCGAACGTGCTGCAAGGGCTCGGCACCGCAGCTTCTCGCCATCCGGACACGTTCGAACAACTATCCAAATCCAGCAGACGGTTCGGCCTTGCACTCGATTTCGCGCGGCAAGCCTTGGCACATTCGGATATCAACGTTCTGCGCAGCACGATCCGCATGCTTGATCCCGGAACGTGGTTGGATCGCGCCGCCAGCACGCGGGATGAAGAAAAACGCCGCCAATATCTTGGGCTGGCGCGCGGCCTGGAAGATCAGGAATTCTGGAAAAGCCTTCCTGCGATGTTTCGCCGCATTCAAGCGGACCATATCGCTCTACGCGCCGTTTGGAACCACACATTGCGCATGGGCGGAACCGAACGCACGCTTCATGCAATCCGGCACGCGGTTATCGAGCAGATTTGGCTTCTGGCGACACGCATTCCCTATTTCAGTCCGCGCAACGATATTTCGCGCGAAACGCTCTTGGCTCTTATTCTGCGTCTAGATATTCCCGTAGCCCTCAAACATCTCGCACAGATTTTCCCTCGCAGCGCGGATGTGGTCGCGGATATCGATTTTTATGAGCCTGTCGGCCCACGTGACGATCACGGCTTTACGCGCGAGCATGAAGATATTTTTGTGCCCATGCAGCGGCTTTTCGCGCTTCAACGTGAAATTAGCGTCGCCATTCTGCACGCCAATGGCACTTTCGGGTGA
- a CDS encoding SUF system Fe-S cluster assembly protein yields MTDQANHVLTEAPGPKSSAPDEDAIISAIATVFDPEIPVNIYELGLIYAIDLHEDGRVGIEMTLTAPNCPSAQELPEQVRDAVSKVDGVSGASVEIVWEPPWDMSRMSDDARLALNMF; encoded by the coding sequence ATGACGGATCAAGCAAATCATGTTTTGACCGAAGCTCCCGGCCCAAAATCCAGCGCGCCGGATGAGGATGCGATCATCAGCGCTATCGCGACCGTTTTCGATCCTGAAATTCCGGTCAATATCTATGAGCTTGGCCTTATCTACGCGATCGATCTGCATGAGGACGGGCGTGTCGGTATCGAGATGACATTGACTGCCCCGAATTGTCCAAGCGCTCAGGAACTACCCGAACAGGTTCGCGACGCCGTCAGCAAGGTTGATGGTGTTAGCGGGGCGTCGGTGGAAATCGTTTGGGAACCGCCGTGGGATATGAGCCGCATGAGCGACGATGCCCGCCTTGCATTGAATATGTTTTAA
- a CDS encoding SUF system Fe-S cluster assembly regulator — MLRLSKLADYATVLLVQLGRHDNLTTATALASETGVPEPTVAKLLKGLAADGLVVSHRGARGGYRLAQPLEEISVANVITAVDGPIAITACVDGRSCEARATCNLSGHWDMVNNAIRETLMSISLADMAHVQPCLDFLAPQPETLSPAIRAEKEG; from the coding sequence ATGCTCAGGCTGTCGAAACTTGCCGATTATGCGACCGTATTGCTCGTACAGTTGGGTCGTCATGATAATTTGACGACCGCCACCGCGCTCGCATCCGAAACGGGCGTGCCCGAGCCGACCGTGGCGAAATTGCTCAAGGGCTTGGCAGCGGATGGGTTGGTGGTCTCTCATCGTGGGGCGCGAGGCGGTTATCGTCTTGCTCAGCCACTGGAGGAGATCTCCGTGGCGAATGTCATTACCGCCGTGGATGGGCCGATTGCGATTACGGCATGCGTGGATGGCCGAAGCTGCGAGGCAAGGGCGACCTGCAATCTATCGGGCCACTGGGATATGGTGAACAACGCCATTCGAGAGACGTTGATGTCCATCTCCCTTGCCGATATGGCGCACGTCCAGCCCTGTTTGGATTTTTTGGCACCTCAGCCAGAGACATTGTCCCCCGCTATTCGAGCCGAGAAGGAAGGTTGA
- a CDS encoding aminotransferase class V-fold PLP-dependent enzyme has product MDVASINLDVEAVRAKFPILSERVHGKPLVFLDSAASAQKPNTVIAVMAEAMQHQYANIHRGLHWMSERTTEAYESVRTQAARSLNAPSRREIVFTRNSTEAINLVAYSFGSLLRPGQAVLISEMEHHSNFVPWQMLRDRVGIELRVAPVTDQGDIDLAAYEALLEDGKVALVSITHMSNVLGTVTPAKKLAQIAHHHGARILLDGSQSAVHRQIDVQDLDADFFVCTGHKLYGPTGVGLLWARMELLEAMPPFMGGGEMIQSVSIERSTWATPPHKFEAGTPAIIDVIGLGAALAFIEQLGFPAIAAHEASLTRYALETLGKLDGITIIGSPAERGGVVSFVCENAHPHDLATLLDQQGIAIRAGQHCAEPLIRRLHLTATARASFGVYTTHAEIDALAHGLTRARTMLA; this is encoded by the coding sequence ATGGATGTCGCTTCCATTAATCTCGATGTCGAAGCCGTAAGGGCAAAGTTCCCTATCCTTTCGGAACGCGTGCACGGCAAGCCGCTTGTTTTTTTGGATAGCGCTGCGTCCGCGCAAAAGCCAAATACGGTGATTGCCGTCATGGCGGAAGCCATGCAGCACCAATATGCCAATATTCATCGTGGCCTGCATTGGATGAGCGAGCGGACGACCGAGGCGTATGAAAGCGTTCGGACGCAAGCCGCGCGCTCTTTAAATGCGCCAAGCCGCCGCGAGATCGTTTTCACGCGGAACAGCACGGAAGCGATCAACCTCGTGGCCTATAGTTTCGGCTCGCTTCTGCGTCCAGGCCAAGCGGTTTTGATCTCGGAAATGGAGCATCACTCCAATTTCGTGCCGTGGCAGATGCTGCGTGACCGGGTAGGGATCGAACTGCGTGTTGCTCCCGTTACGGATCAAGGCGATATCGATCTGGCCGCTTACGAAGCGCTGCTTGAGGATGGGAAAGTCGCGCTCGTTTCCATCACGCATATGTCGAATGTATTGGGCACAGTGACGCCCGCGAAAAAACTGGCGCAGATCGCGCATCATCATGGTGCGCGTATCCTTTTGGATGGCTCGCAATCCGCCGTTCATCGTCAGATCGACGTTCAGGATCTGGATGCGGATTTCTTTGTCTGCACCGGGCATAAGCTTTACGGCCCGACAGGTGTAGGCCTGCTATGGGCGCGTATGGAATTGCTCGAAGCCATGCCACCTTTTATGGGGGGCGGCGAAATGATCCAGAGCGTTTCCATCGAACGTTCGACTTGGGCGACGCCACCTCACAAGTTCGAGGCCGGAACGCCGGCCATTATCGATGTGATCGGCCTTGGCGCGGCGCTGGCATTTATCGAACAATTGGGTTTTCCTGCCATCGCGGCACATGAAGCATCGCTGACCCGATATGCATTGGAGACCTTGGGAAAGCTCGATGGGATCACCATTATAGGTTCTCCTGCCGAGCGTGGCGGTGTCGTGTCGTTCGTGTGCGAAAATGCGCATCCACATGATCTGGCAACGCTTCTCGATCAGCAGGGAATTGCCATTCGCGCCGGACAGCATTGTGCGGAACCGCTTATCCGGCGTTTGCATCTGACGGCAACGGCCCGTGCAAGTTTCGGCGTTTATACGACTCACGCTGAGATCGATGCTTTGGCCCATGGCTTGACACGCGCACGCACGATGTTGGCTTGA
- the sufD gene encoding Fe-S cluster assembly protein SufD has translation MNAVTNTSPALEAFLARADKNEAAAILRAEGLPQRRVEAWRYTPLRAVSETAYAAAPQLDEERVKALLEELALEATGARVVFANGRYVSALSNIPEGVEVLVAYEEAKHQQPIAYLNQALREPGLRLRVPKDVDAGRLALISLSEGEEAFSTHLHHHIILDEGAKLTLLDIQAGHGNYLSNPVFDVTVGDYAALIHVKVQQEDRKAAHLALVSADVAQHGTYDSFMLTLGAALARHEVLARLNGVHANVHVNAAQLLGDRQHADLTSVITHDAPDCNSRQTVKNVLLDEAHGVFQGKIYVDRIAQKTDGYQMNQALLLSEKAQIDSKPELEIYADDVKCSHGATVGALDDEQLFYLQSRGIPLAQARAMLVRAFMIDALALVQDEALHDILDRRVETWWEGRQS, from the coding sequence ATGAATGCGGTGACAAACACGTCGCCTGCCTTAGAGGCATTTCTGGCACGCGCCGATAAGAACGAGGCGGCGGCGATTCTGCGCGCGGAAGGCCTGCCGCAACGGCGGGTGGAAGCATGGCGTTACACGCCGCTGCGCGCCGTGAGCGAAACAGCATACGCGGCGGCGCCTCAACTCGATGAAGAGCGCGTGAAGGCGCTTTTGGAAGAACTTGCGCTTGAAGCCACTGGCGCGCGCGTTGTTTTCGCCAATGGGCGTTATGTCTCTGCGCTGTCCAATATACCGGAAGGTGTTGAGGTATTGGTGGCTTACGAGGAGGCGAAGCACCAGCAACCGATCGCTTATCTTAACCAAGCGTTGAGAGAGCCGGGGCTGCGGTTGCGCGTTCCCAAAGATGTCGATGCCGGGCGTCTGGCACTGATCTCTCTCAGCGAGGGCGAGGAGGCATTTTCCACGCATCTGCATCATCACATTATTCTGGATGAGGGTGCCAAGTTAACGCTTCTGGATATCCAGGCCGGACATGGAAACTATCTTTCCAATCCGGTCTTCGATGTGACCGTGGGCGATTATGCGGCTTTGATCCATGTAAAGGTGCAGCAAGAAGATCGGAAAGCGGCGCATCTTGCACTCGTCAGCGCTGATGTGGCGCAACACGGAACATATGACAGCTTTATGCTGACTTTGGGCGCAGCGTTGGCGCGTCACGAAGTTCTTGCGCGCTTGAATGGCGTTCATGCCAATGTTCATGTCAACGCGGCACAGCTTCTTGGTGACAGGCAGCACGCCGATCTTACCTCCGTCATCACGCATGACGCGCCGGATTGTAATTCCCGCCAGACCGTTAAAAACGTTCTGCTGGACGAAGCTCATGGCGTGTTCCAGGGCAAAATTTACGTCGATCGCATCGCGCAGAAAACCGATGGCTATCAGATGAACCAAGCGCTGCTTCTATCGGAAAAGGCGCAGATCGACAGCAAGCCCGAACTCGAAATCTATGCCGATGACGTCAAGTGCAGCCATGGCGCGACTGTGGGCGCGCTCGACGATGAGCAGTTATTCTATCTGCAATCTCGCGGTATCCCACTGGCGCAAGCGCGCGCCATGCTGGTGCGTGCTTTCATGATCGACGCTTTGGCTTTGGTGCAAGATGAAGCCTTGCACGATATTCTTGATCGGCGGGTCGAAACTTGGTGGGAAGGGAGGCAGAGCTAA